Sequence from the Bryobacteraceae bacterium genome:
TGCCGTCAAGTGCGAGTGCGTTGACGTAGTCAAACCCGGGGCCTCCGAAGTAGGTGCCGTAGATCTTGGCGGTTCCGGTGGCGTTGATGCGAACCGCGAAGCCGTCCCAGGTACCGCCCTGATAGCTGGGGAAAAGCGAGCCGGGGGTGGCGATCCCGCCGGGCGAACTCGTCCATCCGGCGACAAAGGCTTCGCCGGCGCCATTGACGGCGATGCCTGTTCCCACATCGGCGCCCGAACCGCCCAGGTGACTGGCATAGATGAAAGCCGAGCCCGCGGGATTGAGCTTCGCAACAAATGCGTCGGTATAGACGTCACTGCCTGGGGACGGCTGGAAGGCGCCAGGCGTCGCTATGAGTCCTTGCGTCCATCCTGTGGCGTACACGTTGCCTGCGACATCCACGGCCAGAGCGGTTACATCCGCGGATCGCGTGCCGCCGAACTTGAAGGAATACAGGAGTGCGCCACCGGGAGACAGTTTCATCACGAATCCGGAACGATATCCGTTGCCCCCAGAAGCGCCCGTGAACGGAAAGTCCCTGGAAACCGTCCCTCCGCCGATGTAAAGATTCCCCGAAGAATCGGCCGCGACAGACTCCGCGGTGTCACCGTAGCTGCCACCGAAGTAAGTGAACTGCTGCGTGCCCGACGGACGGGTCCGCAGGAGGAAGGCGTCCGTATCCCCGGCATAGTGCTGCAAGGGATTCACCAGGCGGATATCGACCGAATCGGTCTCTCCCACAACCACCGTCTCGTCGAGCGCCGGCAGATAGAGGACGTCGTGAGGGAGGTCCCGGCCGGCCCCGCCGATCCAGCGTGCGTAGACGAGTTCCGGGTCGATGACGAGTTCCGCTTCGCGATCGTATTCGCCGAGTGCGAAGTCGACGATTCCGTCCTCGCTGAGGCGGTAGGCGGATACGACACCCTGGCGGGCGCCGTCGATCGTCTGGTAGGCCTCCGGCTTCTCCCATCGCACCGGCCCGGCAGCGGTGTCGAGAACAAGCGCGCCGTCCTTGTCCAGACGCGGCGTGGCGCCGTCGAACGCGAACCGGATCCGCGCCGGGTCGGCGTGCGGAGCCACGTGGAAGTCATGCTCCAGCACCCGGCGTCCGTTCTCGTAGTAGCGAACGTCGATGCCCGGCCAGGCCCCGTTGACGCGAATGGAGTCATGGTGCGAAACCGCCTTCACCCACCGCGACGCATCGTTGCCGATGAAGTAACTGCTCGTGTCCCCATTGGGAGCCCCGCCCTCCATCGACGCCTCGCGGCGCGTATCGAGCAGCCGCATCGTCACCAGCGCCGGCTTTTCGCCCAACAGAGCCAGTGTCGCTTCGGAACGGTTCACATAGACGTTGTAACCACGCCCACGGGCGAAGTAAGTGGCGCGTGCGTCCACTTGCCCGTGATTCTCCTCGAACCAGACGTCGTGACCGGCCGCGAGGACTGGGATCGCAAGCAGGGCAGGCAGAGCAAGCAGGGCGGGCTGGCGGAGCGGCATGAACAGGACCTCCTCTAGCAATCGCTAGATCGTGTTGCCCAATTGTACATCTAACTCGCGCACGGATTGGCCCGCGAATTGCCCTAACATTCCCGGAGGTGTGACATGAACGAAAAACAACTCCAATCGAACGCCTGCGAAGGCGCGTGGACCAGCGCCGCGCTCATCGCCGGAGGCATGGCCGCCGCCGCGGGAACGGGCGCACTGCTGATGTTTTTCTTCGACCCGGACCGGGGCAAAGCGCGCAGGACCACCGTGCGCGATAAGACCACGAGCACCGTGCGCCACGGTCGCAAGACCGTGGAAGGAATCTGCGCCGACCTGTCGAATCGCGCCTACGGCGTCAAATCCGAAATCGAGCGCCGCATCGATCCGGCGCCGGTGGACGACGCGAAACTAACGGCGCGCGTGCGCGCGAAGCTGGGGCGATTCAGCTCGCATCCGCATGCGGTCGGCGTCAAAACGCACGACGGCGAGGTGCTGCTCACCGGACACGTACTCGTTGACGAAGTGGACCGGCTTCTGATTGCCGTCCGCCTGATCCCCGGCGTGGAGTCCGTGGAGAATCGCATGTCGATGCACGAGACGATCACCAGCGTGCCCGAACTCGGTGGCGAGCTGCCGAAACTCGAGGAGACCGTAACGGTCTAGCGCGGCCGGCCGCCTTTGGCCTTCGCGGCAAGCGCCTGCGCCGCGCCTTCGGCGGTAGCCTTCACAAGCGCGCCCATCTTGGGCTGGATCGGAATGATGTCGGGCTCGATGCCGCGCGCCTGGAGCGCCGCGGTCATCACCGGTCCCACCGAAGCCACCACAACGCGGCGGCGGAGAGAGTCGAGGACGGCCTCGGCCAGATGCGCCTCCGCGGCCAGTTCGAGCAAGTGGTCGAGCTGGATCGACGAAGTAAAGATGGCGACGTCAACGGTGCCGCTCGCCAGATCGCGGGCGGCTTGGCGAAGCGGCTCGCGGTCGTCGGGCATCTCCCAACGATAAAGCGCGAACGGAGTCACCGTCGCGCCCATGGCTTCGAACGCGGCGTTCAGCTCCAGGTTCGGCCGGCCGTACTCCTGGATCGCGATTCGGCGCTCCGTCCGCGCCGCAACCGCCTCCACGATCTCCCGCCACGTATTCGGCTCCGGAATCATCACTCCCACGGGCACTTTGAGCGCCCGCAGGATCGGAACCGGCTTGGTGCCGCGCGAAACGATCACCGCCTTCCGAAGCGCCGCGCCCAGACGCTCTTCAGGCGCTTTCGCCGCCACGATATCCCGCCAGAAAGCGAGACCCACCCCGGTCATCACCACCACCATGTCGAAGTCGCCGGACTCCAGCCGTTCGAGGAATTCGAAGGCAGCGGAGTGATCGTCCACCGCCCTCTCTTTCACCGATGGCGCGACGAAAGGCACACCGCTCTGGCGTAGGATCATGTTCTCCATGTCCTTGGCGCGGCGGCTTTCCAGGCTCAAAACTCGGAGTCCGGCGAATGACATCTTCGATAGGCGCTCCTCAGAACGAGTATTGCGCGAACACGTACGGGAACGTCTGTCCGGAACCGCGCGAGTTCTGCTTTAGGAACTCGCCAGCGAACAGATGGCCGACCCCAGCGCCGGCTTTCCATTGTTTCGAAACGGCGTACATCATTGTGAAGTCGAGTTCCGTTCCGATAGACCGCGCCGTGTTCCCGGCGCGCGGCCGGACCGTGGCTGCGCCGGCCACGTTGTAGAGAGCGTCGCGCGCGCTGGCAAGCCAAAGCCAATGGTAGTCGGCGTTGAATTGCAGCTTCTTGTGCGGTTTGATGTCGAACCCGGTGCGTACGTTGTTCATGTTCTGCCAGCCCACCGCGTCCACCAGCCCGTAGAAAAGGTGGTTGGTGCCAAGCAGATGATCGAACGTGCGGTGCGTGCGGTCGCCCGGATTCTTGTCGCCGGAGGCGTAGCTGTACTCGGCGGAAACGTGCGGCTTCCAGGCGTGGGAGCCGATCGTGCGCCCGCCCACCAGCGCCACCGCCGTACCGGTGTGGGTCAACGCGCCCACCGTGCCCCATTGGCGTGCGATTTCGATCTGGTAGTCGAAGCCGCGCAGTTGCTTCGCGCCGGGTAGGGACGCGAGGCGGAAGCCGCCCGTCCAGATGGAGGCGTTGCCGGTCTTCCACAGCAGGTACGGCTCGAAGACGGCGGCCGGAACCACCTTCTTCAACGATCCGTACGCGCCGTGGATGTTAAACCCGCGCCGCGGCTGGTTGAGCCGCCGCAGCGGATCCGTCTGCACCACCGTCGAAGCGAACAGGTCGACCTTCGCGTTCGCCGTGCCCAGTTCCAACTTCACGGCGTCCCAGTTGCGCGCGTTGTTGGTCCAGTCGAGCGGACCGAGCACCCGCTGCGCGCCGTAGTTGAGCAACTGGCGCCCCACGGTGAGCTTCACCGGCCCATTCGTCTTGCCGAAACGGACGTAGGCCTGCCGCACGTCGGCCGTATCTTTGAAGATGCCGAGCGGACGTCCCACGTCCATGCCGGAGACGCGCGAATCCTGGCCCTGAAAGTAAACGCTCATCCAGGACGCCGGAACCAACTCGATATTCACGCGTGTCCGGAACAATCCGTACATGTCGTTGTTGCCGGACTGGTAGTTGAAGCCGGTGCGGCCTTCCATGCGCGTGCGAAACTCGCCGGAGAGCTTCAGCCATTTGGGAAAACGCTCTTCGGTGACGCTCGCGATGGTGCGATCGACGGCGGAAGGCGGCGGCGCGGCGGCCGGAGCCGCGGCCGTTTCCGCCCACGCCGCCGTGGAGCAGAGGAGGACGGCGATGATGCGCATGGTCAGTCTCCCATCGCCGGGGCAAACTCGCCCTGCAGCCGCGAACGCATTTCTTCTTCCGCGCGGCGTTCGTCGCTTTCCGAGAACCGCACCAGAAAGCTCAGCGCCGAGCTCAGCGTCACGATCACGCCGAGAATCAGCAGCGCCTGTGGCCACGTCAGCGCTTCGTTCTTGAAGAGGAATCCGGCCGAAACCGCCCCCGCGTTGCCGCCCGCCCCGACGATCCCCGCCACGGCGCCCAGCGCCCGCTTGTTGATGAAGGGCACCACGGAGAACGTCGCGCCCTCCGACATCTGCACGAAGAGGCTGAACAGAATCAGCGCGCCGATGGCCACCGGCAGCAGCGTGAGCCGAGAGAAGAACATCAGCGCCAGGCCTTCGCAGAAGATCACCAGGCCCAGGAAGTAGACGCGGCCCTTCAGGCCCCACTTGATGCCGGCCTTGTCGCCGAACACGCCGCCCAGCGTGCGGGCGAAGATGTTCATCAACCCGAACAGGCTCGCCACCAGGCCGGCCGTCTTCAGGCCCAGCCCGAAGTAGTCGGTGAAGTAGAGCGCAGCGATGTTGTTGATCGTCAGCTCGATGCCGAAGCAGGCGCCGTACAGCACAAACAGCGCCCAGACCCGGGGATCCTTGGCTGCCTCGAGGAATGCGCTCGCCGCGCGGCCCTTGTCCTCAATCTGGCCCGTGGAGCGAAGCGCGTCGAAGTCTCCGTCCGGCGTGTCCTTCGTCATCAAGTAGTAGGCGATGCCTACCAGAAACAGCGCCGCGCCGGGAACGATCATCGCGAAACGCCAGCCCCAGTAGTTGCCCACGCCGAGGCCGAGAAACGCGCTGAACAACAACGGCATCACCATCTGCGTCACGCCGCCGCCGAGGTTCCCCCAGCCGGCCGTCGTCGCGTTGGCGGTCCCCACCACGTTCGGCGCGAACATCACCGACGTGTGGTACTGCGTGATTACGAACGAAGCGCCGATCGCGCCGATGGCGAGCCGGAAGATCAGGAAGCTCGTGTAGTCGTTCGAGAGCCCGATGCCCATCACCGGAAGCGACCCGAGCAGCAGCAGCCAGGTGTAGGCCTTGCGCGGTCCGATGCGGTCGCACAGCCAGCCGATCACCAGCCGCGCGATTACTGTGATGGCGACCGACGCGATAATCGTGTTGCCGATCTGGCCCTTGGTCAGGTGCAGTTCTTCACGCACCACCGGCATCAGCGGCGCGATGCCGAACCAGCCGAAGAAACAAAGGAAAAACGCGAACCATGTCATGTGGAAAGCACGCATGGGAACGGTCGAAAAGTTGAAAAGATCGATCTTGGTAGCCTTGTTGCGAATCGTCATTGCGACGTAATTCTCCTGTTGTGGATTGGGGAGCAATTTAGGCTCGGACAGGGAGGCCATTCGACAGCCGGGATACCCGTTCGCATCCGCGAGCGCGATCGTGTGTTTTCCTCGAACGGTGAGGGATCCGGAATCAGGGCGGCGCTTCAGGCGGCCGCGACAGCCTCGTCCATGCCGAGCAGCACAATGCCGTCCTCGACTCGGACAGGATACGTGCGCACCGCCGGAGCCGCCGTGTCACAGGGCTTGGTGACAACGCCGGATTCCAGGCAGATGCGCCAGTTATGCAGCGGACAAGTTACGTTCGCGCCGCCGACGATGCCGTCGGCGAGCGGGCCCCCGCTGTGAGGGCACCGGTTGTCCACGGCGACGAATCGGTCGCCGAGGTTGAACACCGCGATCTCGTGGTTGCCCAGGCGGAGCGGCCGGCCCTCGCGCACCGGGATGTCGGCGGCGGCCGTGATGCGGATCCACTTCGTCTGGGAATTCATACGGTGAGAGCCTCCATCGGTTGGATTTCGACGAACTGCGTCGGCCGCGGGCGCTCCCGCTCGAGCCACGCATCGTAGGACTTGTCTTTCGATTTCTGCAGACGGTCGAGCAGCGCCGCCCGCGCTTCCGCCGGCGCATAGACGGTTTCCTTCCGCACCTTCTCGATGCCCACGCGTTCGACGAAGTCGTACGTACGCTCGAGATAGTTCGCGTTCTCCCGGTAGTACTGGAAGAACACCTGCGCCGCGGCCAGCGCCTCTTCCGTGCTCTCGACTGTCACCAGCAGATCCGCCTTCCGCACGCCCTTCCCGGCGGCGCCCCCCACCACGACCTGCCAGCTTCCGTCCTGCCCCACCAGGCCGACGTCCTTCACCGTCGCCTCCGCGCAGTTGCGCGGGCATCCCACCACCGCCATCTTGAACTTGTGCGGCGTGTACAGGTTCTCCAGCCGCCGCTCAAGCTCGATGCCCGTGGTGATCGAGTCCTGCGTGCCGAAGCGGCAGAACGTGCTTCCGACGCAGGTCTTCACCATGCGGACGCCCTTCGCGTAGGCCTGGCCGGAGGCCATGCCGAGGTCGTCCCAGATCTTCGGAAGATCGGCCTTCTTCACGCCGAGCAGGTCGATGCGCTGGCTGCCGGTAACCTTCACCATCGGTACGTTGTACTTGTCAGCCACATCCGCGATCCGGCGCAGTTCGCTCGGCGTCGTCACGCCGCCCCGCATCCGGGGCACCACCGAAAACGTGCCGTCCTTCTGAATGTTCGCGTGCACACGGTCATTGATGAACCGCGCGGACCGGTCTTCTTCGTGATCTCCGCACCAGACCATGTCCACGATGTAGCTCAACGCCGGCTTGCAGACCTCGCAGCCCTTGCCGTTCCCGTACACATCGAGAAAATCCTGTACAGACTTGATTCGCTGCGACCTTACGATGTCCCGGACCTTCTCCTGCTGGAACGGCACGCACCCGCATAGCACCTTGTGCTTGTCTTCCTCGAACTCCGGCGCCACGGCCTTCAACAGCCGCGAGCACATGTTGCCGCAGCTTCCGCATCCCGTCGAAGCGCGCGTCCGATCCTTCAGCGCGCTCATCGAATTGATCCCATGCGTGTGGATCGCCTCGATGATGTCGCCCTTGGTCACGCCCATGCACCCGCACACGGTTTCGCTATCGGGTATCTGCGCCGCGTCGAGTCCGGCGTCGTCGCCCGGCGGCGGAAAAAGCAGGTGCTTGCGGTGAGGCGCAAGGTCCGCGTTGGATCGCAGCCACTCGATGTAGCGGTGATCGTCGGAGGCGTCGCCGACAAGAATCACTCCGTGCAGCCGGTTGTCCTTCACCAGCAGCTTCTTGTAAATGCCGAGCGAAGGGTCCTCGTAGCGGATGCACTCGACGCCGGGGTCGCGGTCGTCGATCGATCCCGCCGAGAAGACGTCCACGCCCATGATCTTCAGCTTCGCCGCCGGCGACGCGCCGCTGAACACCGGACCTTTGTTGCCCGTCAATGTCGCCGCCAGCACCTTGCCCTGTTCGAGCAGCGGCGCCACCAGCCCGAAGATCTGGCCGCGATGCTCCGTGCACTCGCCCACCGCGAAAATATCCGGGTCCGACGTCTCCATGTAGTCGCTGACGACGATGCCCCGGTTCACCTCGAGCCCGGCCGACTTGCCGAGCGCCGTATTCGGCCGGATACCCGCCGCCACCACCACGAGATCGGCATCGATCTCGTCGCCGGACCGGAATCGCAATCCCTCGACCCTGCCGTTGCCGAGGAACTGGTCGGTCTGCTGGCCGAGCATCACCCGCACGCCCAGGTTCTCCATCTTGCGCTTCAGGTACGATCCGCCCGCGTGGTCGAGTTGCCGCTCCATGAGGGTATCCATCAGGTGGACCACCGTCACCTCGCATCCCTGCACCTGCAGCCCGCGCGCCGCCTCGAGCCCCAGCAGTCCGCCGCCGATGATCACCGCCTTCGCCCCGGGCCGTGACTTCTCGAGCAGAGCCCGCGTGTCGTCAAGCGTCCGGAAGACGTGGATGTTCTTCTTCTCGACGCCCTGGATCGGCGGCACGAACGCCGAACTGCCCGTCGCCAGGATCAGCTTGTCGTATGGCGTCTCCACGCCCTCTTCGTCCACCACCACCTGCCGCGCTGGATCCACCGCGTTCACGCGCACTCCCAGCCGCGCCTGAATGCCGTGCTTCCGATACCAGTCGATATCGTTCAGCACGATCTCCTCGGCGGACTTCTCCCCCGCCAGCACCGACGAGAGCATGATGCGGTTGTAGTTGACGTGCGTCTCGTCGCCGAAAATCGTGATCTCGAAATCGTTGCGGTGCTTCAGCACCTGCTCCACGGCGGCCACTCCCGCCATTCCGTTTCCTACCAATACAAGTCTCATTGACGTGCTCCGGACCGTTCAACGCGGACGGCGCATTGTTTGTAGTTGGGTTCGCGCGACACGGGGTCGAACGCGCTCTGGGTCACTTCATTGACATTGGTTTCGAAATAGTGGAAGGGCATGAAAAGCTGCCCGGGGGCGATGATCTCCGTCAGGCGCAGTTCCACGTTGCGGACACGGCCGCGCCGCGAAACCAGGTCGATCCGGTCGTGGCTGCGAAGGCCGAACCGCTGCGCGTCCCGAGGGTTCATCTCGAGCCACGCGTGCGGCGACAATCGCTCCAGGATCGCCACTTCTTTCGTCTTGGTCCGCGTGTGCCAGTGCTCCACCGTCCGGCCCGTGTTCAGCACGAAGGGAAAATCGTTGGTCGGCTGTTCCGGATATGGCTCCCACTTCGCGCAGACCAGCTTCGCCTTTCCGTCCGCGCTCCAGAACCGTCCGTCGCCGTAAAGCCGCGAAGGCGACGTGCTCGTCGACCCCTCCGGGAACGGCCACTGCACCGCACCCTTCTCGGCGAGCAGTTCGTAGCTGATGCCCGAGTAGTCGCACAGGCGGCCCTTGGATACGCGCCGCCATTCGTTGAATGCGTCTTCCACCGTCGTCCAGCCCGGATACAACTCGTCCCGAACCCCCATCTTCTCGGCCAGCCCAAGAAAGATGTCGAAGTCAGACCGCGCCTCGCCCACCGGTTCCACCGCCTTGTTCACCTTGCTCACCCGGCGCTCCGAGTTCGTGTAGGTGCCTTCCTTCTCGCCCCAGATCGCGGCCGGAAGCACCAGGTGCGCCAGTTCGGTGGTGGGCGTCGGATGATAGCCGTCCTGCACGACCAGGAACTCCAGGTTGGAGAGCGCCTGCCGCAGCACGTCCTGGTTCGGGAACGAAACCAGCGGGTTCGTCGCGATGATCCACATCGCCTTGATCTTTCCGGCGACGGCCCCTTCCACGATGTCCGGGTACGCCCACCCACGCTTCGCCGGCAGCCGTGACTCGTCGATGTTCCACAGCGCCGCGATCGCCGCGCGGTCCGCCGGATCGTCGAACTTCCGGTATCCCGGCAGGCTCGACGTGAAGCCCGTCTCGCGCGTGCCCATCGCGTTGCACTGCCCGGTGATCGAAAACGGCGACGAACCCGAGTGGCCCAGCTTGCCGGTGAGCAGTGACAGGTTGCAGATCGCGCTCACCGTCTCGGTGCCCTTGGTCGAATGGTTCACGCCCATCGTCCAGCCGATGAACACGCTCTTGGCGCGGCCCACGTAGAAGGCCGTCTTGAAGAGCTGGTCTTCGCTCAGCCCGGTGATCTGGCAGACGCGCTCCGGCGCGTAGTCCTCAAGGAACGTCTCGAGTTCCGCGAAACCGGTGGTGTGCGCGTCGATATACTCGCGGTCGATCCAACCCTGCTGGATCAGGATGTGCGCGATGCCGTTGAGCAGCGCAAGATCCGAACGCGGCGCCACCG
This genomic interval carries:
- a CDS encoding BON domain-containing protein, which gives rise to MNEKQLQSNACEGAWTSAALIAGGMAAAAGTGALLMFFFDPDRGKARRTTVRDKTTSTVRHGRKTVEGICADLSNRAYGVKSEIERRIDPAPVDDAKLTARVRAKLGRFSSHPHAVGVKTHDGEVLLTGHVLVDEVDRLLIAVRLIPGVESVENRMSMHETITSVPELGGELPKLEETVTV
- a CDS encoding uroporphyrinogen-III synthase; the protein is MILRQSGVPFVAPSVKERAVDDHSAAFEFLERLESGDFDMVVVMTGVGLAFWRDIVAAKAPEERLGAALRKAVIVSRGTKPVPILRALKVPVGVMIPEPNTWREIVEAVAARTERRIAIQEYGRPNLELNAAFEAMGATVTPFALYRWEMPDDREPLRQAARDLASGTVDVAIFTSSIQLDHLLELAAEAHLAEAVLDSLRRRVVVASVGPVMTAALQARGIEPDIIPIQPKMGALVKATAEGAAQALAAKAKGGRPR
- a CDS encoding alginate export family protein: MRIIAVLLCSTAAWAETAAAPAAAPPPSAVDRTIASVTEERFPKWLKLSGEFRTRMEGRTGFNYQSGNNDMYGLFRTRVNIELVPASWMSVYFQGQDSRVSGMDVGRPLGIFKDTADVRQAYVRFGKTNGPVKLTVGRQLLNYGAQRVLGPLDWTNNARNWDAVKLELGTANAKVDLFASTVVQTDPLRRLNQPRRGFNIHGAYGSLKKVVPAAVFEPYLLWKTGNASIWTGGFRLASLPGAKQLRGFDYQIEIARQWGTVGALTHTGTAVALVGGRTIGSHAWKPHVSAEYSYASGDKNPGDRTHRTFDHLLGTNHLFYGLVDAVGWQNMNNVRTGFDIKPHKKLQFNADYHWLWLASARDALYNVAGAATVRPRAGNTARSIGTELDFTMMYAVSKQWKAGAGVGHLFAGEFLKQNSRGSGQTFPYVFAQYSF
- a CDS encoding MFS transporter; the protein is MTIRNKATKIDLFNFSTVPMRAFHMTWFAFFLCFFGWFGIAPLMPVVREELHLTKGQIGNTIIASVAITVIARLVIGWLCDRIGPRKAYTWLLLLGSLPVMGIGLSNDYTSFLIFRLAIGAIGASFVITQYHTSVMFAPNVVGTANATTAGWGNLGGGVTQMVMPLLFSAFLGLGVGNYWGWRFAMIVPGAALFLVGIAYYLMTKDTPDGDFDALRSTGQIEDKGRAASAFLEAAKDPRVWALFVLYGACFGIELTINNIAALYFTDYFGLGLKTAGLVASLFGLMNIFARTLGGVFGDKAGIKWGLKGRVYFLGLVIFCEGLALMFFSRLTLLPVAIGALILFSLFVQMSEGATFSVVPFINKRALGAVAGIVGAGGNAGAVSAGFLFKNEALTWPQALLILGVIVTLSSALSFLVRFSESDERRAEEEMRSRLQGEFAPAMGD
- the nirD gene encoding nitrite reductase small subunit NirD: MNSQTKWIRITAAADIPVREGRPLRLGNHEIAVFNLGDRFVAVDNRCPHSGGPLADGIVGGANVTCPLHNWRICLESGVVTKPCDTAAPAVRTYPVRVEDGIVLLGMDEAVAAA
- the nirB gene encoding nitrite reductase large subunit NirB, which encodes MRLVLVGNGMAGVAAVEQVLKHRNDFEITIFGDETHVNYNRIMLSSVLAGEKSAEEIVLNDIDWYRKHGIQARLGVRVNAVDPARQVVVDEEGVETPYDKLILATGSSAFVPPIQGVEKKNIHVFRTLDDTRALLEKSRPGAKAVIIGGGLLGLEAARGLQVQGCEVTVVHLMDTLMERQLDHAGGSYLKRKMENLGVRVMLGQQTDQFLGNGRVEGLRFRSGDEIDADLVVVAAGIRPNTALGKSAGLEVNRGIVVSDYMETSDPDIFAVGECTEHRGQIFGLVAPLLEQGKVLAATLTGNKGPVFSGASPAAKLKIMGVDVFSAGSIDDRDPGVECIRYEDPSLGIYKKLLVKDNRLHGVILVGDASDDHRYIEWLRSNADLAPHRKHLLFPPPGDDAGLDAAQIPDSETVCGCMGVTKGDIIEAIHTHGINSMSALKDRTRASTGCGSCGNMCSRLLKAVAPEFEEDKHKVLCGCVPFQQEKVRDIVRSQRIKSVQDFLDVYGNGKGCEVCKPALSYIVDMVWCGDHEEDRSARFINDRVHANIQKDGTFSVVPRMRGGVTTPSELRRIADVADKYNVPMVKVTGSQRIDLLGVKKADLPKIWDDLGMASGQAYAKGVRMVKTCVGSTFCRFGTQDSITTGIELERRLENLYTPHKFKMAVVGCPRNCAEATVKDVGLVGQDGSWQVVVGGAAGKGVRKADLLVTVESTEEALAAAQVFFQYYRENANYLERTYDFVERVGIEKVRKETVYAPAEARAALLDRLQKSKDKSYDAWLERERPRPTQFVEIQPMEALTV
- a CDS encoding nitrate reductase, whose product is MNVKRLIGLDNLSSEYAYARGESTGFTSAKKIPEKWVATTCGYCSVGCGIEIGVKEGKAVASRALATHPVNRGKLCPKGLSEHYIIDTENRLKQPLLRKNGKLEPVSWDEALTAMVEKFRAVQEKHGTQSLGVLSTGQLVTEEFYTLGKLAQLGFGTTNYDGNTTLCMASAVSGYKLSFGSDGPPGAYEDMETADVVLLIGANIADNHPILCQYLEANHGKKLIVADPRVSKTAMMADLHLPVAPRSDLALLNGIAHILIQQGWIDREYIDAHTTGFAELETFLEDYAPERVCQITGLSEDQLFKTAFYVGRAKSVFIGWTMGVNHSTKGTETVSAICNLSLLTGKLGHSGSSPFSITGQCNAMGTRETGFTSSLPGYRKFDDPADRAAIAALWNIDESRLPAKRGWAYPDIVEGAVAGKIKAMWIIATNPLVSFPNQDVLRQALSNLEFLVVQDGYHPTPTTELAHLVLPAAIWGEKEGTYTNSERRVSKVNKAVEPVGEARSDFDIFLGLAEKMGVRDELYPGWTTVEDAFNEWRRVSKGRLCDYSGISYELLAEKGAVQWPFPEGSTSTSPSRLYGDGRFWSADGKAKLVCAKWEPYPEQPTNDFPFVLNTGRTVEHWHTRTKTKEVAILERLSPHAWLEMNPRDAQRFGLRSHDRIDLVSRRGRVRNVELRLTEIIAPGQLFMPFHYFETNVNEVTQSAFDPVSREPNYKQCAVRVERSGARQ